From the genome of Neodiprion pinetum isolate iyNeoPine1 chromosome 3, iyNeoPine1.2, whole genome shotgun sequence, one region includes:
- the LOC124215267 gene encoding reticulocalbin-2, translated as MVKLKLRQLLIVGICLFREILTTEAASAHIHTHHSNKDAASHERTEDGAFSPRDVEHYADGDHHQEFDHEAILGSVKQAEEFDKLPPETAKERLGILLTKMDLNNDQYIERNELKAWILRSFSMLSTEESEDRLDDADANEDGRVSWDEILQDTYGSDPEDLAEDDKLIQDDKATFNAADLDGDGYLDADEFKAYTHPEETARMFPLLLQQALDDKDTDKDGFISFQEFLGDRARGEDKEWLLVEKDKFDHDYDKNGDGRLDSEEILAWLVPSNEDIATQESDHLFAASDDDHDDRLSFEEILDHHDVFVGSEATDYGEHLHNIENFKDEL; from the exons ATGGTTAAGTTAAAATTGCGGCAACTGCTGATCGTGGGTATATGCCTGTTTCGAGAAATTCTTACTACCGAGGCGGCCTCAGCTCACATTCACACTCATCACAGCAACAAAGATGCCGCCAGCCACGAAAGGACCGAAGACGGAGCCTTCAGCCCCAGAGACGTCGAGCATTACGCCGACGGCGATCATCACCAAGAGTTTGATCACGAAGCCATACTCG GAAGCGTGAAGCAAGCCGAAGAATTCGACAAGTTACCGCCGGAGACAGCGAAGGAACGACTAGGAATTCTGCTCACAAAGATGGACCTGAACAACGATCAATACATCGAGAGAAATGAGCTAAAAGCTTGGATCCTTCGCTCGTTCAG CATGCTTTCTACCGAGGAGTCGGAGGATCGTTTGGACGATGCAGACGCTAACGAGGATGGCAGAGTCAGCTGGGACGAGATTCTCCAGGACACTTACGGATCGGATCCTGAGGACTTGGCCGAGGATGACAAGCTGATACAGGACGACAAGGCCACTTTCAACGCTGCCGATCTGGACGGAGACGGATACTTGGATGCCGATGAATTCAAGGCGTACACGCACCCTGAGGAAACCGCGAGGATGTTTCCGCTACTTCTGCAGCAGGCCCTGGATGACAAGGACACTGACAAGGATGGATTCATCAGCTTCCAAGAGTTCTTGGGTGACAGAGCAAGGGGCGAGGATAAGGAATGGCTTCTAGTTGAGAAAGACAAGTTCGACCATGATTACGACAAAAACGGAGACGGCAGACTTGATTCTGAGGAGATTCTCGCATGGCTTGTGCCCAGCAACGA AGACATAGCTACGCAGGAGTCGGATCACCTTTTCGCAGCATCCGACGACGATCACGACGATAGATTATCCTTTGAAGAAATATTGGACCATCACGACGTGTTCGTAGGAAGCGAAGCTACGGACTACGGAGAACATTTGcacaatattgaaaattttaaagacGAACTGTAA
- the LOC124215260 gene encoding glutathione hydrolase 1 proenzyme codes for MIGSKKKLLVAGIGAVVIIVIIVIVILVATAGSGDDDSSDGKYVSDSVLGRYSQAAVTTNGQECAQIGSDILARNGSAIDAAIAALLCEGVACLHSMGLGGGFFMTIWDAATESAYYLDARETAPSLATQNMYGGNSTLSMYGGLAVAVPGELLGYWEAHQKFGRLPWVELFNATIELCEEGSIVTDYLAAYLETKKEQILAEPTMAEILINPDTGSVWLAGDRIKRPKLAETLKIISEQGADVFYNGTIGEQLAEEVQAFGGILQMDDLRNYSVIWKEPTESMIGNYTMYSAPPPGSGVILTFIMNVLENLIPVDEEEIMWQRIVETYKWAYARRTELGDPDFVDIADLVANFTSSEYADSIREMIKDDWTSLDPLFYGAVTSGTRESGTAHISVLAPDGSAVSVTSTINQVLGAMIRSNSTGIIFNDEMDDFSSPNITNSFGLPASPANYIEPGKRPLSSMIPTILVDENKKVRLVIGGAGGTKIISGTSIAMLLNLWLGYDIKEAVDARRLHHQLYPMTIQNENGFSSNVLAYLEEIGHTTSTYSGLGSAITGISVQDGSVTANSDYRRQGVVAGY; via the exons ATGATTGG GTCAAAGAAGAAGCTTCTCGTCGCAGGGATCGGCGCTGTCGTAATTATCGTAATAATTGTTATCGTCATCCTGGTTGCCACTGCCGGTAGCGGCGACGACGATTCTTCGGACGGAAAATACGTCAGCGATTCGGTCCTCGGTCGTTATTCGCAG GCTGCCGTCACAACCAACGGACAAGAATGTGCGCAAATCGGATCGGATATATTGGCGAGAAACGGCTCGGCTATCGACGCCGCAATCGCCGCTTTGCTGTGCGAGGGAGTCGCTTGTCTTCACAG CATGGGACTCGGCGGAGGTTTCTTTATGACGATATGGGATGCAGCTACCGAGTCTGCTTACTATCTGGACGCCAGAGAAACAGCTCCGTCATTGGCAACGCAAAACATGTATGGAGGAAATTCGACTCTCTCCATGTACG GGGGTCTAGCCGTCGCCGTTCCCGGAGAACTTCTCGGCTATTGGGAGGCCCATCAAAAATTCGGCCGGCTGCCTTGGGTCGAGCTTTTCAACGCGACAATCGAGCTCTGCGAGGAAGGGAGCATCGTCACGGATTACTTGGCAGCGTACCTTGAGACTAAAAAGGAACAAATCCTGGCCGAGCCCACAATGGCAGAAATTCTGATAAATCCCGACACGGGCAGTGTTTGGCTG GCTGGCGACAGAATCAAGAGACCGAAACTAGCGGAGACTCTGAAAATCATATCGGAGCAGGGAGCGGACGTTTTCTACAATGGGACTATCGGCGAACAGTTGGCTGAGGAGGTGCAGGCCTTTGGTGGTATTCTGCAGATGGACGATCTCCGTAACTACAG TGTGATATGGAAAGAGCCGACCGAATCGATGATCGGTAATTACACAATGTACTCGGCTCCACCTCCGGGCTCAGGCGTTATTTTAACCTTCATAATGAACGTGCTGGAAAATCTGATTCCCGTCGATGAGGAGGAGATCATGTGGCAGCGGATAGTCGAGACTTATAAATGGGCATACGCCAGGCGCACGGAACTTGGGGATCCCGACTTCGTCGATATCG CTGATCTCGTTGCAAACTTCACATCGAGCGAGTACGCCGATAGCATAAGAGAGATGATCAAAGACGACTGGACGAGCTTGGACCCTCTTTTCTACGGTGCTGTTACATCGGGGACGAGGGAATCCGGGACAGCGCACATTTCCGTTTTGGCACCCGACGGCTCGGCGGTGTCGGTTACGTCGACGATCAATCAGGT GCTAGGAGCGATGATCCGTTCAAATTCAACCGGCATAATATTCAACGACGAGATGGACGACTTCAGCTCACCCAATATCACAAACTCTTTCGGGCTACCGGCATCGCCGGCGAATTACATAGAGCCTGGGAAACGCCCGCTGAGTTCGATGATACCGACTATTCTG GTGGACGAGAACAAAAAAGTCCGGTTAGTCATCGGAGGTGCTGGTGGCACAAAAATTATTAGCGGTACCAGTATTGCCATGTTGTTAAATTTGTGGCTGGGATACGACATCAAGGAAGCCGTCGATGCGCGGAGACTTCATCACCAG ctCTATCCAATGACTATTCAAAATGAGAACGGATTTTCGTCAAATGTGTTGGCCTACTTGGAAGAGATTGGACATACGACGAGCACCTACTCCGGACTGGGTAGCGCGATAACGGGAATATCTGTGCAAGACGGAAGTGTCACAGCAAATTCCGATTATAGACGACAAGGAGTTGTGGCTGGATATTGA
- the LOC124215571 gene encoding transmembrane protease serine 9-like, producing MALSLFLLALCLLSGFSVQASISGRIVGGEIAEVNEFPWHVSLRVPGGHICSGSLVSLQHVLTAAHCVSGINITELNVVAGSNSLVSGGVTRGVRTIYIHSQYSSPEPAYHVQDVAVLVLSEAVVESESVRSIALAIEDVPVGAVAVTSGWGRTLPESGVLPTDLQKLNTTILNQTVCQTQWGNTSINVDHLCGAQTSSSGVCNGDSGGALVYNNQVVGIVSWANPCGWGYPDVYTRVYYYLYWIGWYVHNTELETPTVEESTSHQPSLRDANHAMTIFFACFAVRKFLSAQTRQCQERLIDLCQSNSTPFVPRICVVTGVRKMTRLALVVLVLFSLSSGTRGWNLERIVGGEAAADGEFPWQVSLRNSGRHFCGGSLISLQHVLTAAHCMVTKEIDAVTVITGTTSLASGGETHAVKNITWHSSYVGSSDSYRYDVSVLTLQAAITESDVQRPIALATEDPPVGAEAVVSGWGRVLYPSSSLPTALQKMSLMLINTTECQSYWSLTIYDDHVCGIKEYGVAVCNGDSGGPLVYNDQVVGIVSWGNPCANGVPDVYTRVYSYLSWIGAIVYNTEVAKDQETGLHFDLET from the exons ATGGCGCTGAGTCTCTTCCTTCTTGCCCTCTGCCTGCTTTCCGGATTCTCGGTTCAGG CATCTATCTCCGGGAGAATCGTCGGTGGGGAAATTGCCGAAGTTAATGAATTCCCCTGGCATGTCTCGCTCAGGGTTCCCGGAGGTCACATTTGCTCAGGATCACTGGTCTCACTTCAGCACGTTCTTACCGCCGCCCACTGCGTCAGCGGTATCAATATCACGGAGTTGAACGTCGTGGCTGGATCCAACAG CCTGGTAAGCGGCGGTGTGACACGTGGGGTTAGAACCATTTACATTCACTCTCAGTACTCCAGTCCTGAACCAGCCTATCATGTCCAGGACGTCGCTGTGCTCGTC CTGAGTGAAGCGGTCGTGGAGTCGGAGTCCGTCCGGTCGATCGCCTTGGCGATAGAAGACGTTCCCGTGGGAGCGGTGGCAGTGACTTCAGGATGGGGAAGGACGTTGCCGGAAAGTGGTGTGCTGCCGACGGACCTGCAGAAGTTGAACACGACGATACTGAACCAGACCGTTTGTCAGACACAGTGGGGAAACACGTCGATAAACGTCGACCATCTCTGCGGGGCCCAAACGTCCAGTTCAGGCGTCTGTAAC GGTGACAGCGGCGGCGCTCTGGTCTACAACAACCAGGTCGTCGGCATCGTTTCCTGGGCGAATCCCTGCGGCTGGGGATATCCGGACGTCTACACGCGAGTTTATTATTACCTCTACTGGATCGGATGGTACGTTCACAACACGGAGCTCGAGACACCGACGGTTGAAGAGTCGACGAGCCACCAACCTTCGCTGAGAGATGCTAACCACGCGATGACGATATTCTTCGCGTGCTTCGCTGTCAGGAAATTTTTGTCTGCTCAA ACTCGCCAATGTCAAGAGCGGTTGATCGATCTGTGCCAATCGAATTCCACACCGTTCGTTCCAAGAATCTGCGTAGTCACGGGTGTCCGAAAAATGACGAGACTAGCGCTAGTGGTTCTCGTTCTCTTTTCACTGTCGAGCGGAACACGAG GGTGGAACCTGGAGCGAATCGTTGGCGGTGAGGCGGCAGCCGATGGTGAATTCCCGTGGCAAGTGTCCCTCAGGAATTCCGGTCGTCACTTTTGCGGGGGAAGCCTGATATCCCTGCAACACGTCCTGACCGCCGCGCACTGCATGGTGACCAAGGAGATCGACGCGGTAACCGTGATAACGGGGACCACCAG tttGGCAAGCGGTGGCGAGACCCACGCGGTCAAGAATATAACGTGGCACTCTAGCTACGTTGGAAGCTCGGATTCCTATCGCTACGACGTCTCCGTCCTGACG CTCCAGGCCGCGATCACGGAGTCCGATGTCCAGCGGCCCATCGCCCTGGCCACCGAGGACCCACCCGTCGGTGCTGAGGCCGTTGTTTCGGGCTGGGGCCGAGTCCTCTATCCAAGCAGTTCGCTGCCCACCGCTCTCCAAAAGATGAGCCTGATGTTGATAAACACGACCGAGTGCCAGAGTTACTGGAGCTTGACGATCTACGACGACCACGTATGCGGGATCAAGGAGTACGGAGTCGCCGTCTGCAAC GGCGACAGTGGTGGTCCTCTCGTGTACAACGACCAAGTCGTCGGCATCGTCTCCTGGGGAAATCCCTGCGCTAACGGAGTCCCCGACGTCTATACGAGGGTCTACAGCTACCTCAGTTGGATCGGTGCCATCGTCTACAATACGGAAGTCGCGAAGGACCAGGAGACCGGGCTGCATTTTGACCTAGAGACGTAG
- the LOC124215261 gene encoding protein bric-a-brac 1 isoform X7, which yields MGSSQQFSLRWNNYLKHITCAFDTLRTDEDLVDVTLSCEGKRIRAHKMLLSACSTYFRDLFKENPCQHPVIIFRNVKFDDLAALVDFMYQGEVNVVQEQLASFLTTAELLAVQGLTDGTGKDSDSVNEEDADIPNEPEVQLKNPASKLPTSNHGSKSPASPRNFPTLDIQSETPPNKRRKYRESSGANTEKGSTGNTVSAIKESERKTLDSNNTPSGDSVEIIPLMPNLKLEMPEYLEQDGSSCSYEDQSAGESSTNRIVLDETPSDILDHEQKPDISHSFYSANQSTSDTSLDITHQSADQGHLLSKPSTSGERLSQEAVQGGITYVSGQPHSLSKANGHGKVCVHCKRLGVLTSRGKLRQTRFKCWPCNACLCRWPCFTEFHELRAIPHIPPP from the exons ATGGGTTCGAGCCAACAGTTCTCCTTGAGGTGGAACAACTATCTTAAACACATAACATGTGCTTTTGACACTCTCAGAACCGACGAGGACTTGGTTGACGTTACTCTAAGTTGCGAGGGAAAACGTATTAGAGCGCACAAAATGCTGCTTTCGGCATGCAGCACATACTTCAGAGACTTGTTCAAG GAAAATCCATGCCAGCATCCGGTCATTATATTTAGGAATGTCAAATTCGACGATTTGGCAGCGCTGGTCGACTTCATGTATCAAGGCGAGGTGAACGTCGTTCAAGAGCAACTTGCCAGTTTCTTAACCACCGCAGAACTCCTTGCTGTTCAAGGTCTTACCGACGGGACGGGAAAGGACAGCGACAGCGTTAACGAG GAGGATGCGGATATCCCTAACGAGCCTGAAGTCCAGTTAAAAAATCCAGCAAGTAAATTGCCGACCAGCAATCACGGATCAAAGTCGCCAGCATCGCCACGAAACTTCCCAACTCTTGATATACAGTCGGAAACGCCACCTAATAAACGACGAAAATATCGGGAAAGTAGCGGGGCTAATACGGAAAAGGGGTCAACGGGTAACACGGTATCTGCGATAAAAGAATCAGAGCGGAAGACTTTGGACAGCAACAATACTCCCTCCGGTGATTCGGTTGAAATAATTCCACTAATGCCAAACCTCAAATTGGAAATGCCCGAGTACCTAGAACAGGACGGCAGCAGTTGTAGTTACGAGGATCAAAGTGCCGGAGAGAGCTCGACAAACAGAATCGTCCTCGACGAAACACCCTCAGACATTCTCGATCACGAGCAAAAGCCAGATATTAGTCACTCGTTTTATTCAGCTAATCAGTCAACCTCTGACACATCTTTAGATATAACGCATCAATCGGCCGATCAGG GTCATTTACTATCAAAACCGAGTACGTCAGGAGAGAGGCTATCACAGGAAGCAGTACAGG GAGGGATTACATACGTATCTGGTCAACCTCATAGCCTCAGCAAAGCAAATGGTCATGGGAAAGTATGTGTACACTGCAAGCGGCTCGGAGTACTCACATCAAGGGGAAAACTCAGGCAGACACGCTTCAAATGTTGGCCCTGCAATGCCTGTCTGTGCCGCTGGCCATGTTTCACTGAGTTTCATGAACTGCGAGCCATTCCTCACATTCCCCCTCCGTAG